From Streptomyces griseorubiginosus, one genomic window encodes:
- the pdxT gene encoding pyridoxal 5'-phosphate synthase glutaminase subunit PdxT, producing the protein MSTPVIGVLALQGDVREHLVALAAADAVARPVRRPEELAEVDGLVVPGGESTTISKLAVLFGLMEPLRARVRAGMPVYGTCAGLIMLADKILDPRSGQETIGGIDMIVRRNAFGRQNESFEAAVDVKGVEGDPVEGVFIRAPWVESVGAQTEVLAEHDGHIVAVRQGNALATSFHPELTGDHRVHALFVDMVRANRAPESL; encoded by the coding sequence ATGAGCACTCCTGTCATAGGCGTCCTGGCCCTCCAGGGCGACGTCCGGGAGCACCTGGTGGCCCTGGCCGCGGCCGACGCCGTGGCCAGGCCGGTCAGGCGCCCGGAGGAACTCGCCGAGGTCGACGGCCTCGTCGTCCCCGGCGGCGAGTCCACCACCATCTCCAAGCTGGCCGTCCTGTTCGGCCTGATGGAGCCCCTACGCGCGCGCGTGCGGGCCGGCATGCCCGTCTACGGCACCTGCGCGGGCCTGATCATGCTCGCCGACAAGATCCTCGACCCGCGCTCGGGCCAGGAGACGATCGGCGGCATCGACATGATCGTGCGCCGCAACGCCTTCGGACGTCAGAACGAGTCCTTCGAGGCGGCGGTCGACGTGAAGGGCGTCGAGGGCGATCCTGTAGAGGGCGTCTTCATCCGCGCCCCCTGGGTCGAGTCCGTCGGCGCACAGACCGAGGTGCTCGCCGAGCACGACGGCCACATCGTCGCCGTACGCCAGGGCAACGCGCTCGCCACGTCGTTCCACCCGGAACTGACCGGCGACCACCGCGTGCACGCCCTCTTTGTCGACATGGTGCGCGCCAACCGGGCGCCTGAGTCCTTGTAG
- the pdxS gene encoding pyridoxal 5'-phosphate synthase lyase subunit PdxS, with protein sequence MSSTENQAPETGTARVKRGMAEQLKGGVIMDVVTPEQAKIAEDAGAVAVMALERVPADIRKDGGVARMSDPDMIEGIIEAVSIPVMAKSRIGHFVEAQVLQSLGVDYIDESEVLTPADEVNHSDKWSFTTPFVCGATNLGEALRRIAEGAAMIRSKGEAGTGNVVEAVRHLRQIKNEIARLRGYDNHELYAAAKELRAPYELVKEVAELGKLPVVLFSAGGVATPADAALMRQLGAEGVFVGSGIFKSGDPAKRAAAIVKATTFYDDPKIIADASRNLGEAMVGINCDTLPETERYANRGW encoded by the coding sequence GTGTCCAGCACCGAGAACCAGGCTCCCGAGACCGGCACCGCGCGCGTGAAGCGCGGTATGGCGGAGCAGCTCAAGGGCGGCGTGATCATGGACGTCGTCACGCCGGAGCAGGCGAAGATCGCGGAAGACGCGGGCGCCGTCGCCGTCATGGCCCTGGAGCGGGTCCCCGCGGACATCCGCAAGGACGGCGGCGTGGCCCGCATGTCCGACCCGGACATGATCGAGGGCATCATCGAGGCCGTGTCCATCCCGGTCATGGCGAAGTCCCGCATCGGCCACTTCGTCGAGGCCCAGGTCCTGCAGTCCCTCGGCGTCGACTACATCGACGAGTCCGAGGTCCTCACCCCCGCCGACGAGGTCAACCACTCCGACAAGTGGTCCTTCACGACCCCCTTCGTCTGTGGTGCCACCAACCTGGGCGAGGCCCTGCGCCGCATCGCCGAGGGCGCGGCCATGATCCGCTCCAAGGGCGAGGCCGGCACCGGCAACGTCGTCGAGGCCGTCCGCCACCTGCGCCAGATCAAGAACGAGATCGCCCGCCTGCGCGGCTACGACAACCACGAGCTGTACGCCGCCGCCAAGGAGCTGCGCGCCCCCTACGAGCTCGTCAAGGAGGTCGCCGAGCTCGGCAAGCTCCCCGTGGTGCTGTTCTCCGCCGGTGGCGTCGCCACCCCCGCCGACGCCGCGCTCATGCGCCAGCTCGGCGCCGAGGGCGTCTTCGTGGGCTCCGGCATCTTCAAGTCCGGCGACCCGGCCAAGCGCGCCGCCGCCATCGTGAAGGCCACCACCTTCTACGACGACCCGAAGATCATCGCGGACGCGTCCCGCAACCTCGGCGAGGCCATGGTCGGCATCAACTGCGACACCCTCCCCGAGACCGAGCGCTACGCCAACCGCGGCTGGTAA
- a CDS encoding potassium channel family protein, producing the protein MDDDTGTHPHSEGPEGDDGAARLTRWERGTEIPLGIASLAFLTSYALRVLAPGLPDTLLDVCLAVTFAAWALFAVDYAVRWHLSGQRLRFVRTHVLDTVVLLLPLLRPLRVVKVYEAVQRRHGQPRLALHARVIVYSGMSTLLLGFTGALAVFQQERDAPGTTMRTFGDAVWWTCATLTTVGYGDVVPVTPLGRLIAVGVMMIGLALLAAVTGTFASWLLQVFAREDDERPPGN; encoded by the coding sequence GTGGACGACGACACCGGCACACACCCGCACAGTGAAGGGCCCGAGGGCGACGACGGCGCCGCTCGACTGACCCGCTGGGAGCGCGGCACCGAGATCCCCCTCGGCATCGCGTCACTGGCCTTCCTCACCTCGTACGCGCTCCGTGTCCTGGCCCCCGGCCTCCCGGACACCCTGCTCGATGTCTGCCTGGCCGTGACCTTCGCCGCCTGGGCGCTGTTCGCCGTCGACTACGCCGTGCGCTGGCACCTCAGCGGACAGCGGCTCCGCTTCGTACGGACGCATGTGCTGGACACCGTCGTCCTGCTGCTGCCCCTGCTGCGCCCCCTCCGGGTCGTCAAGGTGTACGAGGCCGTGCAGCGCCGGCACGGCCAACCCCGTCTCGCCCTGCACGCGCGCGTGATCGTGTACTCCGGTATGTCGACGCTGCTGCTCGGCTTCACCGGTGCCCTCGCCGTCTTCCAGCAGGAGCGCGACGCCCCCGGCACGACCATGCGCACCTTCGGCGACGCCGTCTGGTGGACCTGTGCCACCCTCACCACCGTCGGCTACGGCGACGTGGTCCCCGTCACTCCACTCGGACGCCTGATCGCGGTCGGCGTCATGATGATCGGGCTGGCCCTGCTCGCCGCCGTGACCGGCACCTTCGCCTCCTGGCTGCTCCAGGTGTTCGCACGCGAGGACGACGAAAGGCCCCCGGGGAACTGA
- the ruvA gene encoding Holliday junction branch migration protein RuvA, with protein MIAFVSGTVAALAPDAAVVEVGGVGMAVQCTPNTLSTLRLGQPAKLATSLVVREDSLTLYGFVDDDERQVFELLQTASGVGPRLAQAMLAVHSPDALRRAVATGDEKALIAVPGIGKKGAQKLLLELKDRLGEPIGAPAIGSPVTQGWRDQLHAALIGLGYATREADEAVTAVTPQAEAAEGTPQVGQLLKAALQTLNRAR; from the coding sequence ATGATCGCGTTCGTCAGCGGCACCGTCGCCGCCCTCGCCCCCGACGCCGCGGTGGTCGAGGTGGGCGGTGTGGGCATGGCCGTCCAGTGCACCCCGAACACCCTGTCCACGCTCCGGCTCGGACAGCCCGCCAAGCTGGCCACCTCCCTCGTCGTACGCGAGGACTCCCTCACCCTGTACGGCTTCGTGGACGACGACGAACGCCAGGTCTTCGAGCTGCTCCAGACCGCCAGCGGCGTCGGCCCCCGGCTGGCCCAGGCGATGCTCGCGGTCCATTCCCCGGACGCGCTGCGCCGGGCGGTGGCCACCGGTGACGAGAAGGCGCTGATCGCGGTACCGGGCATCGGCAAGAAGGGCGCCCAGAAGCTGCTCCTCGAGCTCAAGGACCGGCTCGGCGAGCCCATCGGGGCGCCCGCCATCGGATCCCCCGTCACCCAGGGCTGGCGCGACCAGCTGCACGCCGCCCTGATCGGCCTCGGCTACGCCACGCGCGAGGCCGACGAGGCCGTCACCGCCGTGACCCCGCAGGCGGAGGCGGCCGAGGGCACGCCCCAGGTCGGCCAGCTGCTGAAGGCCGCCCTGCAGACCCTGAACCGCGCCCGCTAG
- a CDS encoding glycosyltransferase family 4 protein, with product MRIGIVCPYSWDVPGGVQFHIRDLAEYFIRLGHEVSVLAPADDDTPLPPYVVSAGRAVPVPYNGSVARLSFGFLSAARVRRWLHDGEFDVVHIHEPSSPSLGLLTCWIAQGPIVATFHTSNPRSRVMVAAYSILQAALEKISARIAVSEYARRTLVEHLGGDAVVIPNGVDVDFFAKAEPKPEWQGGTIGFMGRIDEPRKGLPVLMKALPRILAERPGTRLLVAGRGDEEEAVESLPEELRARVEFLGMVSDEDKARFLRSVDLYIAPNTGGESFGIILVEAMSAGAPVLASDLDAFAQVLDHGTAGELFANEDAEALADAAVRLLGDPSRLAELRERGSAHVRRFDWSTVGADILSVYETVTAGAAAVAAADDDRGTGLRARLGLARD from the coding sequence GTGAGGATCGGCATCGTCTGCCCGTACTCCTGGGATGTGCCGGGCGGCGTCCAGTTCCACATCCGCGACCTCGCCGAGTACTTCATCCGTCTCGGCCACGAGGTGTCCGTCCTCGCCCCGGCCGACGACGACACCCCGCTGCCGCCGTACGTCGTCTCGGCCGGGCGTGCGGTGCCGGTGCCCTACAACGGCTCGGTGGCCCGGCTGAGCTTCGGCTTCCTGTCCGCGGCACGGGTGCGCCGCTGGCTGCACGACGGCGAGTTCGACGTGGTCCACATCCACGAGCCGTCCTCGCCGTCCCTCGGCCTGCTGACCTGCTGGATCGCACAGGGCCCGATCGTCGCCACCTTCCACACCTCGAACCCGCGCTCCCGGGTCATGGTCGCCGCGTACTCGATCCTCCAGGCCGCCCTGGAGAAGATCAGTGCCCGCATCGCGGTCAGCGAGTACGCGCGCCGCACGCTCGTCGAGCACCTCGGCGGGGACGCGGTGGTGATCCCGAACGGCGTGGACGTCGACTTCTTCGCCAAGGCCGAGCCGAAGCCCGAGTGGCAGGGCGGCACGATCGGCTTCATGGGCCGCATCGACGAGCCCCGCAAGGGCCTGCCGGTCCTGATGAAGGCCCTGCCGAGGATCCTCGCCGAGCGCCCGGGGACGCGGCTCCTGGTCGCGGGGCGCGGCGACGAGGAGGAGGCCGTGGAGTCCCTCCCCGAGGAGCTGCGCGCGCGGGTGGAGTTCCTCGGCATGGTCAGCGACGAGGACAAGGCCCGCTTCCTGCGCAGCGTCGACCTGTACATCGCCCCCAACACCGGCGGCGAGAGCTTCGGGATCATCCTGGTCGAGGCGATGTCGGCGGGCGCCCCGGTACTGGCCTCGGACCTGGACGCCTTCGCCCAGGTCCTGGACCACGGCACGGCCGGCGAGCTCTTCGCCAACGAGGACGCGGAGGCGCTGGCGGACGCGGCGGTACGACTCCTCGGCGACCCGTCCCGCCTGGCCGAGCTGCGCGAGCGGGGCAGCGCCCACGTCCGCCGCTTCGACTGGTCGACGGTCGGTGCGGACATCCTGTCGGTGTACGAGACGGTGACGGCGGGCGCGGCAGCGGTGGCAGCGGCGGACGACGACCGGGGGACGGGGCTGCGGGCACGGCTGGGACTGGCGCGGGACTGA
- a CDS encoding YebC/PmpR family DNA-binding transcriptional regulator yields the protein MSGHSKWATTKHKKAVIDAKRGKLFAKLIKNIEVAARMGGVDIEGNPTLYDAIQKAKKQSVPNKNIDSAVKRGGGLEAGGADYETIMYEGYGPNGVAVLIECLTDNRNRAASDVRVAMTRNGGSMADPGSVSYLFNRKGVVIVPKGELTEDDVLGAVLDAGAEEVNDLGESFEILSEATDLVAVRTALQDAGIDYDSADANFVPTMQVELDEEGAKKIFKLIDALEDSDDVQNVFANFDVSDEVMEKVDA from the coding sequence ATGTCCGGCCACTCTAAATGGGCTACGACGAAGCACAAGAAGGCCGTGATCGACGCCAAGCGCGGCAAGCTCTTCGCGAAGCTGATCAAGAACATCGAGGTCGCGGCCCGTATGGGCGGAGTCGACATCGAGGGCAACCCGACCCTCTACGACGCCATCCAGAAGGCCAAGAAGCAGTCGGTCCCGAACAAGAACATCGACTCCGCGGTCAAGCGCGGCGGTGGCCTCGAGGCCGGCGGCGCCGACTACGAGACGATCATGTACGAGGGCTACGGCCCGAACGGCGTCGCGGTGCTCATCGAGTGCCTCACCGACAACCGCAACCGTGCCGCCTCCGACGTCCGCGTCGCCATGACCCGCAACGGCGGCTCCATGGCCGACCCGGGCTCGGTGTCGTACCTCTTCAACCGCAAGGGCGTCGTCATCGTCCCCAAGGGTGAGCTCACCGAGGACGACGTCCTCGGTGCCGTCCTGGACGCGGGCGCCGAGGAGGTCAACGACCTGGGTGAGTCGTTCGAGATCCTCAGCGAGGCCACCGACCTGGTCGCCGTCCGCACCGCCCTCCAGGACGCCGGGATCGACTACGACTCCGCCGACGCCAACTTCGTCCCGACCATGCAGGTCGAGCTGGACGAGGAGGGCGCCAAGAAGATCTTCAAGCTGATCGACGCCCTCGAGGACAGCGACGACGTCCAGAACGTCTTCGCCAACTTCGACGTCAGCGACGAGGTCATGGAGAAGGTCGACGCGTAA
- a CDS encoding HIT family protein codes for MLHGMTSEPEQQLGVGTQDAFQRLWTPHRMAYIQGENKPTGPGADDGCPFCSIPAKSDEDGLIVRRGELVYAVLNLYPYTGGHLMVVPYRHVADYTDLTEPETAELAALTKQAMTALRTASGAHGFNIGMNQGTVAGAGIAAHLHQHIVPRWGGDTNFMPVVGHTKVLPQLLGDTRKMLSEAWPSA; via the coding sequence ATGCTGCATGGCATGACGAGTGAGCCGGAGCAGCAGTTGGGAGTGGGGACGCAGGACGCGTTCCAGCGTCTGTGGACACCCCACCGGATGGCCTACATCCAGGGCGAGAACAAGCCGACCGGTCCGGGTGCCGACGACGGCTGTCCCTTCTGCTCGATCCCGGCCAAGTCCGACGAGGACGGCCTGATCGTCCGGCGCGGCGAACTGGTGTACGCGGTGCTCAACCTCTACCCCTACACCGGCGGCCACCTCATGGTCGTGCCCTACCGTCATGTGGCCGACTACACGGACCTCACCGAGCCGGAGACCGCCGAGCTGGCCGCGCTGACCAAGCAGGCGATGACGGCCCTGCGCACGGCTTCCGGTGCGCACGGCTTCAACATCGGCATGAACCAGGGCACGGTCGCCGGGGCCGGCATCGCCGCCCACCTCCACCAGCACATCGTCCCGCGCTGGGGCGGCGACACGAACTTCATGCCGGTCGTCGGCCACACGAAGGTGCTGCCGCAGCTGCTGGGGGACACCCGGAAGATGCTGTCGGAGGCCTGGCCGAGCGCGTGA
- a CDS encoding phosphatidylinositol mannoside acyltransferase: MSAQDRLTDSLYGLGWGVVKKLPEPVAVRLGRSIADLAWKQRGKGVLRLESNYARVVPDASPERLAELSRAGMRSYLRYWMESFRLPAWSKDRIKAGFDPKGLHHLTDGLAAGKGVILALPHMANWDLAGAWVTTKLETPFTTVAERLKPETLYDRFVAYREGLGMEVLPHSGGTAFGTLARRLRDGGLVCLVAERDLSSSGVEVRFFGEATRIPAGPALLAQQTGALLLPVTLWYDDSPVMQGRVHPPVEVPESGTRAEKTSVMAQALADAFATGIADHPEDWHMLQRLWLKDLGPRPSDGARP; this comes from the coding sequence GTGAGCGCCCAGGACCGGCTGACGGACTCGCTGTACGGCCTCGGCTGGGGCGTGGTCAAGAAGCTCCCCGAACCGGTCGCCGTGCGCCTCGGCCGGAGCATCGCCGACCTGGCCTGGAAGCAGCGCGGCAAGGGCGTCCTCCGTCTGGAGAGCAATTACGCGCGCGTGGTGCCCGACGCGAGCCCCGAGCGCCTCGCCGAGCTCTCGCGCGCGGGCATGCGGTCGTACCTGCGCTACTGGATGGAGTCCTTCCGGCTGCCGGCCTGGAGCAAGGACCGCATCAAGGCCGGGTTCGACCCCAAGGGCCTGCACCACCTCACCGACGGGCTCGCGGCCGGCAAGGGCGTCATCCTCGCGCTGCCGCACATGGCCAACTGGGACCTCGCCGGCGCCTGGGTCACCACCAAGCTGGAGACGCCGTTCACCACGGTCGCCGAACGGCTCAAGCCGGAGACGCTGTACGACCGTTTCGTCGCCTATCGCGAGGGCCTCGGCATGGAGGTCCTTCCGCACAGCGGCGGCACCGCCTTCGGCACGCTGGCCCGGCGGCTGCGCGACGGCGGTCTGGTCTGCCTGGTCGCCGAGCGGGACCTGTCGTCCTCCGGGGTCGAGGTCCGGTTCTTCGGCGAGGCGACCCGCATCCCCGCGGGCCCGGCCCTGCTGGCCCAGCAGACGGGCGCGCTGCTGCTGCCGGTGACACTCTGGTACGACGACTCGCCCGTCATGCAGGGCCGGGTGCATCCCCCGGTCGAGGTGCCCGAGTCAGGTACCCGGGCCGAAAAGACGTCTGTCATGGCACAGGCGCTGGCCGATGCCTTCGCCACCGGGATCGCCGACCATCCGGAGGACTGGCACATGCTCCAGCGCTTGTGGCTGAAGGACCTCGGGCCCCGCCCGTCGGACGGGGCCCGCCCGTGA
- a CDS encoding elongation factor G-like protein EF-G2, which produces MGDKANAHPGAAGRATAADHPASVRNVVLVGHSGSGKTTLVEALALTAGAVNRAGRVEDGGTVSDYDEIEHRQQRSVQLSLVPVEWDGYKINLLDTPGYADFVGELRAGLRAADAALFVVSASDGVDGSTRMVWEECAAVGMPRAIVVTHLEAARADFEEMTRICAETFGGDDPDAVLPLYLPLHGPQGPDGHAPVTGLTGLLSQKVFDYSSGERKESEPGEDLLPEIEEARNRLIEGIISESEDETLMDRYLGGEAIDFKTLVEDLERAVARGVFHPVLAAAPATDGAKQGIGTVELLELITGGFPTPFEHPTPGVTTIDGKPREIKACDTEGPLVAEVVKTASDPYVGRISLVRVFSGTLRPDETVHVSGHGLADRGHEDHDVDERIGALSAPFGKQQRQLSHCIAGDLACVAKLSRAETGDTLSAKDDPLLMEPWEMPDPLLPLAIQAHSKADEDKLSQGLARLVAEDPTMRLEQNQDTHQVVLWCLGEAHADVALERLRSRYGVQVDVVPHRVSLRETFADKAAGRGRHVKQSGGHGQFAICEIEVEPLPGGSGIEFVDKVVGGAVPRQFIPSVEKGVRAQAAKGVATGHQLIDVRVTLLDGKAHSVDSSDAAFQTAGALALREAAADARIHLLEPVAEVSVLVGDDYVGTVMSDLSGRRGRVLGTEQTNGGRTLIKAEVPEIEIGRYAVDLRSLSHGTARFSRSYARHEPMPPQIAERIREEARAAS; this is translated from the coding sequence ATGGGCGACAAGGCGAACGCACACCCCGGAGCCGCCGGCAGGGCAACAGCGGCCGACCACCCCGCGTCCGTACGGAATGTGGTGCTGGTCGGCCACTCCGGTTCGGGCAAGACGACATTGGTGGAAGCTCTCGCGCTGACGGCGGGAGCAGTGAACCGGGCGGGCCGCGTGGAGGACGGCGGCACCGTCTCGGACTACGACGAGATCGAGCACCGGCAGCAACGCTCGGTACAGCTCTCCCTGGTGCCCGTCGAATGGGACGGGTACAAGATCAACCTGCTGGACACCCCCGGATACGCCGACTTCGTCGGTGAGCTCAGGGCCGGTCTGCGAGCGGCGGACGCGGCCCTTTTCGTCGTGTCGGCCTCGGACGGGGTGGACGGCTCCACGCGCATGGTGTGGGAGGAGTGCGCGGCCGTCGGGATGCCCCGCGCGATCGTCGTCACGCACCTGGAGGCCGCGCGGGCCGACTTCGAGGAGATGACCCGGATCTGTGCGGAGACCTTCGGCGGCGACGACCCCGACGCCGTCCTGCCGCTCTATCTGCCCCTGCACGGCCCGCAGGGGCCCGACGGGCACGCGCCCGTGACGGGGCTGACCGGGCTGCTGTCGCAGAAGGTGTTCGACTACTCGTCCGGGGAGCGCAAGGAGTCCGAGCCGGGCGAGGACCTGCTGCCGGAGATCGAGGAGGCACGCAACCGGCTCATCGAGGGGATCATCTCGGAGAGCGAGGACGAGACCCTCATGGACCGCTATCTGGGCGGCGAGGCGATCGACTTCAAGACGCTCGTGGAGGACCTGGAGCGGGCCGTCGCGCGCGGGGTCTTCCATCCCGTCCTGGCGGCCGCTCCCGCCACCGACGGCGCCAAGCAGGGCATCGGCACGGTCGAGCTGCTGGAACTGATCACCGGCGGGTTCCCGACGCCGTTCGAGCACCCCACACCGGGCGTCACGACCATCGACGGCAAGCCGCGCGAGATCAAGGCGTGCGACACCGAGGGCCCGCTGGTCGCGGAGGTCGTGAAGACCGCGTCCGACCCGTACGTCGGCCGGATCTCGCTGGTGCGGGTCTTCTCCGGGACGCTGCGCCCCGACGAGACGGTCCATGTCTCCGGGCACGGCCTCGCCGACCGCGGGCACGAGGACCACGACGTCGACGAGCGCATCGGCGCGCTGTCCGCGCCCTTCGGCAAGCAGCAGCGCCAGCTCTCGCACTGCATCGCGGGCGACCTCGCGTGCGTGGCGAAGCTCAGCCGCGCGGAGACCGGCGACACCCTCTCCGCCAAGGACGACCCGCTCCTGATGGAGCCGTGGGAGATGCCCGACCCGCTGCTGCCGCTCGCCATCCAGGCGCACAGCAAGGCGGACGAGGACAAACTCTCCCAGGGCCTGGCCCGGTTGGTCGCCGAGGACCCGACCATGCGCCTCGAACAGAACCAGGACACCCACCAGGTGGTGTTGTGGTGCCTGGGCGAGGCGCACGCCGACGTGGCGCTGGAGCGGCTGCGCAGCCGCTACGGCGTGCAGGTGGACGTCGTACCGCACCGGGTGTCGCTGCGGGAGACGTTCGCCGACAAGGCGGCCGGGCGCGGGCGGCACGTCAAGCAGTCCGGTGGGCACGGGCAGTTCGCCATCTGCGAGATCGAGGTGGAGCCGCTGCCGGGCGGTTCGGGCATCGAGTTCGTGGACAAGGTCGTCGGCGGCGCGGTGCCGCGGCAGTTCATCCCGTCCGTCGAGAAGGGCGTACGGGCGCAGGCCGCCAAGGGGGTCGCGACCGGCCATCAGCTCATCGACGTCCGGGTGACGCTCCTGGACGGCAAGGCGCACTCCGTGGACTCCTCGGACGCCGCGTTCCAGACGGCGGGCGCGCTGGCGCTCAGGGAGGCGGCGGCCGACGCGCGGATCCATCTGCTGGAGCCGGTCGCCGAGGTGTCCGTGCTGGTCGGTGACGACTACGTGGGCACGGTGATGAGCGACCTGTCCGGACGGCGCGGCCGGGTGCTCGGCACCGAGCAGACCAACGGCGGGCGCACGTTGATCAAGGCCGAGGTGCCCGAGATCGAGATCGGCCGGTACGCGGTCGACCTGAGGTCCCTGTCGCACGGCACCGCGCGTTTCAGCCGTTCCTACGCGCGGCACGAGCCGATGCCGCCGCAGATCGCCGAGAGGATCCGTGAAGAGGCGCGGGCTGCCTCGTAG
- the pgsA gene encoding phosphatidylinositol phosphate synthase, whose product MLNKYARAFFTRVLTPFASFLIRRGVSPDTVTLLGTAGVMAGALVFYPMGEFFWGTVVITLFVFSDLVDGNMARQLGRSSRWGAFLDSTLDRVADGAIFGGFALWYAGGGDDIALCAVSIFCLASGQVVSYTKARGESIGLPVAVNGLVERAERLVISLVAAGLAGLHKFGVPGIQYLLPVALWIVAVGSLVTLIQRVVTVRRESAEAEEAAAAAEAAPTEEKPRQQGSEAAK is encoded by the coding sequence ATGCTGAACAAGTACGCGCGTGCATTTTTCACGCGTGTCCTCACCCCGTTCGCCTCATTTCTGATCAGAAGGGGCGTCAGCCCCGACACGGTCACGCTCCTCGGCACGGCCGGCGTGATGGCGGGCGCGCTGGTCTTCTACCCCATGGGCGAGTTCTTCTGGGGCACGGTCGTGATCACGCTGTTCGTGTTCTCCGACCTCGTCGACGGCAACATGGCCCGCCAGCTCGGCCGCTCCAGCCGCTGGGGCGCCTTCCTCGACTCCACGCTGGACCGCGTCGCCGACGGCGCGATCTTCGGCGGCTTCGCCCTCTGGTACGCCGGTGGCGGCGACGACATCGCCCTGTGCGCGGTCTCCATCTTCTGCCTGGCCAGCGGCCAGGTGGTGTCGTACACCAAGGCCCGTGGCGAGTCGATCGGACTGCCGGTCGCCGTCAACGGCCTCGTGGAGCGCGCCGAGCGCCTGGTGATCTCGCTGGTCGCGGCCGGTCTCGCGGGCCTGCACAAGTTCGGGGTGCCGGGCATCCAGTACCTGCTGCCGGTCGCCCTGTGGATCGTCGCCGTCGGCAGCCTGGTCACGCTGATCCAGCGGGTGGTCACGGTCCGCCGGGAGTCGGCGGAGGCCGAGGAGGCCGCCGCTGCCGCCGAGGCGGCCCCTACCGAGGAGAAGCCCCGGCAGCAGGGGAGCGAGGCCGCGAAGTGA
- the ruvC gene encoding crossover junction endodeoxyribonuclease RuvC translates to MRVLGVDPGLTRCGVGVVEGVAGRPLTMLGVGVVRTPADAELGQRLVAVEQGIEQWLDEHRPEFVAVERVFSQHNVRTVMGTAQASAVAMLCAARRGIPVALHTPSEVKAAVTGSGRADKAQVGAMVTRLLRLDAPPKPADAADALALAICHIWRAPAQNRLQQAVALHTAKAAPKGRLA, encoded by the coding sequence GTGCGCGTACTCGGGGTGGACCCCGGTCTCACGCGGTGCGGTGTCGGGGTGGTCGAAGGTGTGGCCGGGCGGCCGCTCACGATGCTCGGCGTCGGGGTCGTCCGCACGCCCGCGGACGCCGAGTTGGGGCAGCGGCTCGTCGCCGTCGAGCAGGGCATCGAGCAGTGGCTGGACGAGCACCGGCCCGAATTCGTCGCCGTGGAGCGGGTGTTCAGCCAGCACAACGTGCGCACGGTCATGGGCACCGCCCAGGCCAGCGCCGTCGCCATGCTGTGCGCCGCCCGCCGCGGCATCCCCGTCGCCCTGCACACCCCGAGCGAGGTCAAGGCCGCCGTCACCGGCAGCGGACGCGCCGACAAGGCCCAGGTCGGCGCCATGGTCACCCGGCTGCTGCGACTCGACGCCCCGCCCAAGCCGGCCGACGCCGCCGACGCCCTCGCGCTCGCCATCTGCCACATCTGGCGCGCCCCCGCCCAGAACCGCCTCCAGCAGGCCGTGGCCCTGCACACCGCCAAAGCAGCACCGAAAGGCCGTCTCGCATGA